One Streptomyces sp. P9-A2 DNA window includes the following coding sequences:
- a CDS encoding DUF397 domain-containing protein: MNTEQSTQLNWFKSSYSGDEGGERVEVAADPTAIHVRDSKERGGPRLAFARSAWSGFVADLGRDRI, encoded by the coding sequence ATGAACACCGAACAGTCCACGCAGCTCAACTGGTTCAAGAGCAGCTACAGCGGTGACGAAGGCGGCGAACGCGTGGAAGTCGCCGCCGACCCGACCGCCATACACGTACGGGATTCCAAGGAACGCGGTGGCCCTCGGCTCGCGTTCGCGCGGAGCGCGTGGTCCGGGTTCGTCGCGGACCTGGGGCGGGACCGGATCTGA